One segment of Primulina tabacum isolate GXHZ01 chromosome 6, ASM2559414v2, whole genome shotgun sequence DNA contains the following:
- the LOC142548533 gene encoding cytokinin riboside 5'-monophosphate phosphoribohydrolase LOG1 isoform X1: MERNKEVKASKFKKICVFCGSSQGKKTSYQESAIELGKVLVSRNIDLVYGGGSIGLMGLVSQAVHDGGRHVMGVIPKTLMPRELTGVTVGEVKAVADMHQRKAEMARHSDAFIALPGGYGTLEELLEVITWAQLGIHDKPVGLLNVDGYYNSLLSFIDKAVEEGFISPSARHIIVSAPNAKELVKKLEDYVPRHERVASKHSWEMEQLGYSQIYDLSR, translated from the exons atggagagaaataaGGAAGTGAAGGCGTCGAAATTCAAGAAGATTTGTGTGTTCTGTGGGAGTAGCCAAGGCAAGAAGACCAGCTATCAAGAATCCGCTATTGAGCTGGGCAAAGTCTTG GTTTCTAGGAACATTGATTTGGTGTATGGAGGAGGCAGCATAGGACTTATGGGTTTGGTTTCACAAGCTGTTCATGACGGTGGTCGGCATGTCATGGG GGTGATTCCCAAGACGCTCATGCCTCGAGAG TTAACTGGTGTAACAGTGGGAGAAGTGAAGGCTGTTGCAGATATGCACCAAAGGAAAGCAGAAATGGCTAGgcattctgatgcttttattgcGTTGCCAG GTGGCTATGGAACTCTTGAGGAATTGCTTGAAGTGATCACATGGGCTCAACTTGGAATCCATGATAAACCG GTAGGATTGCTAAATGTGGATGGATACTATAACTCATTACTGTCGTTCATCGACAAAGCCGTGGAGGAAGGATTCATTAGTCCAAGTGCGCGCCATATCATTGTCTCTGCGCCTAATGCAAAGGAACTTGTCAAAAAATTGGAG GATTATGTACCTCGACATGAAAGAGTGGCCTCAAAACATAGCTGGGAAATGGAGCAGCTGGGCTATTCTCAGATATACGATCTTTCGAGGTGA
- the LOC142548533 gene encoding cytokinin riboside 5'-monophosphate phosphoribohydrolase LOG1 isoform X2, translating into MGLVSQAVHDGGRHVMGVIPKTLMPRELTGVTVGEVKAVADMHQRKAEMARHSDAFIALPGGYGTLEELLEVITWAQLGIHDKPVGLLNVDGYYNSLLSFIDKAVEEGFISPSARHIIVSAPNAKELVKKLEDYVPRHERVASKHSWEMEQLGYSQIYDLSR; encoded by the exons ATGGGTTTGGTTTCACAAGCTGTTCATGACGGTGGTCGGCATGTCATGGG GGTGATTCCCAAGACGCTCATGCCTCGAGAG TTAACTGGTGTAACAGTGGGAGAAGTGAAGGCTGTTGCAGATATGCACCAAAGGAAAGCAGAAATGGCTAGgcattctgatgcttttattgcGTTGCCAG GTGGCTATGGAACTCTTGAGGAATTGCTTGAAGTGATCACATGGGCTCAACTTGGAATCCATGATAAACCG GTAGGATTGCTAAATGTGGATGGATACTATAACTCATTACTGTCGTTCATCGACAAAGCCGTGGAGGAAGGATTCATTAGTCCAAGTGCGCGCCATATCATTGTCTCTGCGCCTAATGCAAAGGAACTTGTCAAAAAATTGGAG GATTATGTACCTCGACATGAAAGAGTGGCCTCAAAACATAGCTGGGAAATGGAGCAGCTGGGCTATTCTCAGATATACGATCTTTCGAGGTGA
- the LOC142548534 gene encoding auxin response factor 18-like produces MITFMESKETVKETDKCLDSQLWHACAGSMIQMPPVNSKVFYFPQGHAEHASGNVDYRNFPRIPAFVPCKISAIKFMADLETDEVFAKIRLVPVGNDVDFDDEGVVGINGPELQEKPTSFAKTLTQSDANNGGGFSVPRYCAETIFPRLDYTVDPPVQTILAKDVHGDAWKFRHIYRGTPRRHLLTTGWSNFVNHKKLVAGDSVVFLRAENGDLCVGIRRAKRGIGGGIEIPGWNPAGANSTMPYGGFSTFLRDDENKLARTSNGVGNGSLIGRERVKVETVIEAATLAASGQQFEVIYYPRASTPEFCVKASLVKMALQIRWSSGTRFKMAFETEDSSRISWFMGTISSVQVADPIRWPDSPWRLLQVTWDEPDLLQNVKRVSPWLVELVSNMPAVHLSPFSPPRKKLRLPHQSDLPLDSQLPFPFLSGNNLLIGSSIPLGCRPDNTPAGMQGARHAQYGLPLSDFHLSKLQPGLFPVSFRQAVVPTGASIPFIPAKPGNTENISCSLTMGNSTQGSKKSDVLKATPFVLFGQPILTEKQMCTSCGSDTVSSIHAGNSCTSHADKTGNTSDGSGSNQNDAAEHTSCEGLNLETGQCKVFFESEDMGRSMDLSLVGSYEELYRNLENMFGIEISDPLNQVLYWDAKGAVKQLGEEPFSNFKMSAKRLRILTKFTQRERKNVDL; encoded by the exons ATGATCACCTTTATGGAATCGAAGGAAACTGTGAAAGAAACTGATAAATGTTTGGACTCTCAGTTATGGCATGCTTGTGCCGGTAGCATGATTCAAATGCCGCCGGTTAACTCGAAAGTGTTTTACTTTCCTCAGGGACACGCTGAGCACGCTTCTGGGAATGTCGATTATAGGAATTTTCCTAGGATTCCTGCTTTCGTACCGTGTAAAATTTCTGCAATCAAATTCATGGCAGATCTCGAAACAGATGAGGTTTTTGCGAAAATTAGACTGGTTCCTGTTGGAAATGATGTGGATTTTGATGATGAAGGGGTTGTAGGGATTAATGGGCCTGAGCTTCAAGAAAAACCCACTTCGTTTGCCAAAACTTTAACGCAATCCGATGCTAACAATGGTGGGGGCTTTTCAGTTCCTAGGTACTGCGCAGAGACGATTTTTCCTAGGCTGGATTATACCGTGGATCCTCCGGTTCAGACGATTCTCGCCAAGGATGTTCATGGTGATGCTTGGAAATTCAGGCATATTTATAGAGGGACACCTAGGCGACATCTCTTGACCACGGGGTGGAGTAATTTTGTGAACCATAAGAAGCTAGTGGCAGGCGATTCCGTAGTATTTCTAAGGGCGGAAAATGGAGATCTTTGCGTTGGGATTAGACGCGCGAAAAGAGGAATTGGTGGTGGAATTGAGATTCCGGGATGGAATCCAGCTGGGGCGAATTCTACCATGCCTTATGGAGGATTTTCGACTTTCTTGAGGGATGATGAGAATAAGTTGGCAAGAACTAGTAATGGGGTTGGGAATGGAAGTTTGATTGGTAGAGAACGAGTGAAGGTAGAAACGGTAATTGAAGCTGCTACTCTTGCTGCCAGTGGACAACAGTTTGAGGTTATTTACTACCCTCGAGCTAGCACGCCTGAGTTCTGTGTTAAGGCCTCTCTTGTAAAGATGGCATTGCAAATACGTTGGAGCTCGGGTACCAGGTTCAAGATGGCCTTTGAAACAGAGGATTCGTCGCGAATAAGTTGGTTTATGGGAACCATATCGTCTGTCCAGGTTGCTGATCCAATTCGCTGGCCTGATTCTCCTTGGAGGCTTCTGCAG GTGACATGGGATGAACCTGACCTACTCCAAAATGTGAAACGTGTCAGCCCATGGCTTGTAGAGTTGGTATCAAACATGCCGGCGGTTCATCTCTCGCCTTTTTCACCTCCTCGGAAGAAATTAAGACTACCTCATCAGTCAGATCTCCCACTTGACTCCCAACTTCCATTCCCATTTCTTTCGGGCAACAATCTCCTAATTGGGTCCAGCATCCCCTTAGGTTGTCGTCCAGACAACACTCCTGCTGGCATGCAGGGAGCCAGGCATGCTCAATATGGATTACCTTTATCCGATTTTCATCTCAGTAAACTGCAACCAGGTTTGTTTCCAGTCAGCTTCAGACAAGCTGTTGTACCTACCGGAGCCTCGATTCCCTTCATACCCGCCAAGCCTGGCAATACTGAGAACATTTCTTGCTCACTGACCATGGGAAATTCGACTCAGGGATCAAAGAAATCTGATGTTTTAAAGGCAACTCCGTTTGTGCTTTTTGGCCAACCAATACTAACCGAGAAGCAAATGTGTACGAGCTGTGGTAGTGATACTGTTTCTTCAATCCATGCGGGTAACAGTTGTACTAGCCATGCTGATAAAACAGGAAATACTTCTGATGGATCTGGTTCGAATCAGAATGATGCAGCGGAACACACTTCATGTGAAGGTCTGAATCTTGAAACCGGTCAGTGCAAAGTTTTCTTTGAATCTGAGGATATGGGTCGCAGCATGGACCTTTCTTTGGTCGGTTCATATGAAGAACTTTACCGAAATCTGGAAAATATGTTTGGGATCGAAATTTCAGATCCGCTGAATCAAGTCCTGTACTGGGACGCCAAAGGTGCTGTCAAGCAACTGGGTGAAGAACCGTTCAG TAACTTCAAGATGTCCGCTAAAAGGTTGAGGATTTTAACAAAATTTACGCAGCGAGAACGCAAGAACGTAGACCTGTGA